Proteins encoded by one window of Fusarium graminearum PH-1 chromosome 1, whole genome shotgun sequence:
- a CDS encoding deoxyribodipyrimidine photo-lyase, whose protein sequence is MSRFGSHMQILSLRVLQSSLRSQLQTPRNTAFLSLAKFTTMPSKRLKRESSSPSAGGTAKKAKTSKMNGSGSSDALRRPHHKAQEAEENGIAIRKFYPAEMSNARARAYNNNEIPRPIEDLVDALEVTAKERKSIDVKDAVVHWFKMDLRISDNRALALASDKAKEAGVPLIALYIISPQDYEAHLRAPVRIDFMLRTLSVIKEDLAKLDIPLYVETVEKRKHLPDRILELMDEWGASHLYANMEYEVDELRREAAMIKDFAENGKAFEVVHDTCIVPPGELHTGAGKQYAVYTPWFKTWIAHIHENLDLLELYEPPEKNPDSARKKFKKLFNAEIPEAPKSKRLGDEEKERLRSLWPCGEHEAKKRLDKFCEERIGNYHEKRNIPADAATSSLSVHLASGTISARTCVRTARDRNKTKKLNGGNDGIQTWISEVAWRDFYKHVLVNWPYVCMNKPFKPEYSNISWSYDNDHFAAWCEGRTGFPIVDAAMRQMNTIGYMHNRCRMIVASFLAKDLLLDWRKGEKYFMEHLVDGDFASNNGGWGFSASVGVDPQPYFRIFNPLLQSEKFDPDGDYIRKWVPELKDLDNKAIHDPYNRKAGPQAKKKGYPEPIVTHKDCRERALAAYKEGLAIDE, encoded by the exons ATGTCGCGATTTGGATCGCACATGCAGATATTGTCCCTGAGAGTATTGCAATCGTCTCTCAGATCGCAGTTACAGACACCTCGAAATACTGCATTCTTGTCCCTTGCGAAATTTACGACAATGCCCTCCAAGCGACTCAAGCGCGAGTCCTCGTCTCCCTCAGCAGGCGGTACTGCTAAAAAGGCAAAGACCTCCAAGATGAACGGTTCCGGCTCATCAGATGCTTTGCGCCGACCACATCACAAAGCCCAGGAGGCCGAAGAGAACGGGATCGCAATCCGAAAGTTTTATCCGGCAGAAATGAGCAATGCGCGAGCTCGcgcctacaacaacaacgagATCCCCCGCCCAATTGAGGATCTGGTTGATGCTCTCGAGGTCACGGCAAAGGAGCGCAAAAGTATCGATGTTAAGGATGCCGTTGTTCACTGGTTCAAAATGGATTTGAGAATATCAGACAACAGAGCCTTGGCTCTGGCGAGTGACAAGGCGAAAGAAGCGGGAGTTCCATTAATTGCTCTGTACATTATCAGCCCACAAGACTACGAGGCCCATCTGAGAGCCCCGGTGCGAATCGACTTTATGTTACGGACACTTTCAGTTATCAAGGAAGACCTCGCGAAGCTCGATATCCCGTTGTATGTAGAGAcagtcgagaagaggaagcatCTCCCCGATCGAATACTGGAGCTCATGGATGAATGGGGCGCAAGTCATTTGTATGCCAACATGGAGTACGAGGTTGATGAACTGCGAAGAGAGGCCGCGATGATCAAGGATTTTGCAGAAAACGGCAAAGCATTCGAAGTCGTCCACGACACCTGCATTGTCCCTCCGGGGGAGCTTCATACTGGTGCTGGAAAACAATATGCAGTCTATACTCCATGGttcaagacatggattgCTCATATCCACGAGAATCTCGACCTATTGGAGCTGTATGAACCACCTGAGAAGAACCCGGACAGCGCACGTAAGAAGTTCAAAAAGCTGTTTAATGCCGAAATTCCTGAAGCACCCAAGAGCAAACGACTtggcgatgaggagaaggagcgcTTACGCTCGCTGTGGCCATGCGGAGAGCATGAGGCAAAGAAGCGCCTAGACAAATTTTGCGAAGAGAGGATTGGGAACTACCatgagaagaggaacataCCGGCTGATGCAGCTACCTCCTCACTATCGGTCCATCTAGCGTCTGGGACAATCAGTGCGAGAACGTGTGTGCGAACCGCGCGTGACaggaacaagaccaagaaattGAATGGAGGCAACGATGGTATCCAGACATGGATTAGTGAAGTTGCATGGCGAGACTTTTACAAGCATGTTCTTGTCAACTGGCCATACGTCTG TATGAACAAGCCCTTTAAGCCGGAATACTCAAACATATCGTGGTCATATGATAACGACCACTTTGCAGCGTGGTGCGAGGGCCGGACAGGTTTCCCAATTGTGGACGCAGCTATGCGACAGATGAATACGATAGGTTATATGCACAACCGATGCCGCATGATCGTCGCTTCATTTCTGGCAAAGGACCTTTTGTTGGACTG GCGAAAAGGAGAGAAATACTTTATGGAGCATCTCGTTGACGGCGACTTTGCCTCGAACAACGGCGGCTGGGGTTTCAGTGCTAGTGTCGGTGTCGACCCTCAACCATACTTCCGTATTTTCAATCCTTTGCTACAGAGTGAGAAGTTTGACCCTGACGGCGATTACATCCGCAAGTGGGTTCCTGAGCTGAAAGACCTTGACAATAAGGCGATTCATGATCCGTATAATCGAAAGGCCGGTCctcaagccaagaagaagggataCCCTGAACCTATCGTCACTCACAAGGATTGTCGGGAGCGAGCGTTGGCGGCCTACAAAGAGGGACTCGCTATCGATGAGTAA